The Xenopus laevis strain J_2021 chromosome 5L, Xenopus_laevis_v10.1, whole genome shotgun sequence genome has a segment encoding these proteins:
- the LOC108716554 gene encoding uncharacterized protein LOC108716554 isoform X2 — MPQSVMRKAQPFTIGTKLSLPKYPVVGTLDSGPLPLNERVSQYLAQACPTGHTYASQCASPTGTVSEHCVLARSIRKITLSSPRSPPSGEAVGVHQQYSRGNYNNNNSRALRDGSPRALCQWAVPIPRISGGEDLRPDCFKSLEPPCLVLQRPSAQPSACSRNDLMGRRPTGLEDGVTQLSQDIIQAQMWVRGRLRDLTDTCDVASLPDGDQRAQTTQKDMALFEDTIVKLNQRSEYFCKGETESAHSIRLQLQALRDQWQLLKQTLTNQKRALGGAKALQEFNKKADELEMWMREKEEKPSMSLLLDENNDKIQLTRRILDLKQEQLHYRNLQENINSLAQKLEKQGRMESKAASNRRKQLNKMWLRLQETLLEHQQTLQLALEAATLWQQADSILRAMEGQKSMSVVSNGEDLKGIRDRELRDIASQIMILDVTVSQVSSLHPVLASKANQKQRQVKECWAQLQESLRADKTPRTNGGCTFSREPCSPPLPVQSSMRIKQQEFLGGLSAVPQNGTTSGKAGNKKNKEEFKYGGPVPKVSGVISGHAPELKRRDNYLEQREGLEQEESLGGESTEQNTEETWVLGELTSTEQWLQSLECLISEPAVLQNPETIRQDLKKVSVMERELKSRALALHSLLAKARGPAEQNMREGMKGKIQEVEERFQMVREALQRRVSDLRDTLVLSEFMEIVQKEENRRKKQKLEARGSPAHGSDGTGMEREDRFTPLEELQEAVEMLNDAAKEREKTLALTREMEKLRELLSAVSESVEAAQKRLDELRKETEERESGFAMVKSRAELKDLQEVFIQQKQLEANISGLLRLEVRQLEEQVTRMQELCPEKTQMIGRNVKETLGAWTQLQNGVQGNNSRMQRASQLRRFFQSYLDMISWTEETRSQIFLENPGEKVTLTWREELERRIEEKLKEFEELASIGWKFIGEEHFLAQTIKERLEELQGMLSWVLMRWRCQKKQKTMENKTEWRRSKDKQDSSQVPQEEPSNRHQMAIIPPEAFEKLQSKGSRLTSIPTKGPTLRRYGRKTHSPMSLEQHLCLLSAGSQRESPLGAELLEETSRSKCSEGPLWLEPRELPSAAGTVEEHAEHHMNPLPKPYSSFWKRCQGLLENTFGSLKRKKRVSLPCVEEVSSFLHEKDSEQSQPTPCQSLTVPRPAKKSRACDQYSMPCKPRTGGPSLPKFRANSLFNSLKRKNKGHRCTVQGIMELHSEPVRAIHEDVKISQSHTWPPKQQRKVPEPAESSDCAVHYVKNPLAKDIDAECSDSGLSVKKVETFRQKINLGNLVLPQTYRCVSLGSTLSIELAKDIPGSPKLSVTSQVKMHGASQQEAEHSQNVDSWMEELNNCPGYCRKNLHGYGKGPSNELKALESATEDFLSFDLDRLSPIGGLHEQLGPEWDRMRAVLDIPQDHSSSKATDDSKGFDCSWIYEGKGFSHVPLAPHGADYSFSVVPIGSTKAQCHSGHLNSNQPLCLEGLSVSPDYSAQKREPLKWRSCSVPEVLHPDHELLEQDDEELEGIWNNAKSRGEGVPKTSQVTYHNMVEVGNLPKTAEPVNLCEKAQSGQVVMTAKQNMLVATFTLPNTVLAADSLKKSSVRAPAGENQDNTSTRLGLSSESCPALGQWDPVQISKEKRDEMKGESEKHTRKLDFQLMEGPLERKHILQQGGKKASCRTWTMHYAVLVRRTLCFYSDKKFSSKSSVSAPPLHLTGATCYPDSAYTKRGNCFRLQLADGSEYLLQAPSSSFRQEWVSKLQQNAGLKETDLLGDKILGQEFSPHLASRVGSLSPRRADLCQRAAGMIKGVKDKKELPDNESEGNRMPSHPTSSHWPEELPGESARLTHSSQWDSDIANRRRSRSFSAVTYQKVPGKETTPSYSVTLYISESAAPRGRCHSFATSPEECRPLIGLGKEEFHIGDPKPRQSVFRKFFRKKE; from the exons GCCCAAATGTGGGTTCGGGGGAGGCTCCGTGACCTTACGGACACCTGTGATGTGGCTTCACTCCCAGACGGGGATCAGCGGGCACAGACCACACAGAAGGACATGGCGCTATTTGAGGACACAATAGTGAAGCTGAACcag AGGAGTGAGTATTTCTGCAAGGGCGAAACCGAGAGTGCACATTCCATCAGGTTACAGCTTCAGGCTCTAAGAGACCAATGGCAGCTTCTAAAGCAAACTTTGACCAATCAAAAAAGAGCCCTGGGAGGAGCTAAGGCCCTGCAGGAGTTCAATAAGAAGGCAGATGAACTGGAGATGTGGATGAGAGAGAAG GAAGAGAAGCCTTCAATGAGTCTCCTATTGGATGAGAACAATGACAAAATACAACTGACTCGTCGCATTCTCGACCTGAAACAG GAACAACTTCACTACCGGAACCTACAGGAGAACATCAACAGCCTGGCTCAGAAGCTGGAGAAACAGGGAAGAATGGAGAGCAAAGCAGCCTCAAACAGGCGCAAGCAGCTCAACAAGAT GTGGCTCAGGTTGCAGGAGACATTACTGGAACATCAGCAAACCTTACAGCTGGCCTTGGAGGCTGCCACCTTGTGGCAACAGGCAGATAGCATCCTTAGAGCCATGGAGGGGCAG AAAAGTATGAGTGTTGTAAGCAATGGTGAAGACCTAAAGGGGATCAGAGACCGGGAACTGAGGGACATTGCAAGCCAGATTATG ATTTTGGATGTTACAGTCTCTCAAGTTTCCAGTCTACACCCTGTCCTGGCATCCAAAGCCAATCAAAAGCAGCGGCAGGTGAAGGAGTGTTGGGCACAGCTACAGGAATCACTCAG GGCCGACAAAACACCCAGAACCAATGGGGGCTGCACTTTCTCCAGAGAACCATGCAGCCCCCCTCTCCCAGTACAAAGCAGCATGAGAATCAAACAGCAAGAGTTTCTGGGAGGCTTGTCTGCAGTGCCGCAG aatggcACCACCAGTGGTAaagctggaaataaaaaaaacaaagaggagTTCAAGTATGGTGGCCCTGTGCCTAAGGTCAGCGGGGTCATCAGCGGGCATGCACCTGAGCTTAAAAG GAGGGACAATTACCTGGAGCAAAGAGAGGGGCTTGAGCAAGAAGAAAGTCTGGGAGGTGAATCTACTGAGCAGAACACAGAG GAGACTTGGGTTCTTGGTGAGTTGACTTCTACTGAACAGTGGCTTCAAAGCCTCGAGTGTCTCATCTCTGAGCCTGCAGTCTTGCAGAATCCAGAAACCATACGCCAGGACCTGAAGAAGGTGTCAGTTATGGAGAGAGAGCTGAAATCCAGAGCTCTAGCTTTGCACTCGCTGTTGGCCAAAGCAAGGGGACCAGCAGAGCAGAATATGAGGGAGGGCATGAAGGGGAAAATACAGGAGGTGGAAGAAAG gtttcagatggtacGTGAGGCTCTCCAGCGTCGGGTCTCTGATCTGAGAGACACCTTGGTGCTGTCAGAATTCATGGAAATTGTGCAGAAGGAAGAGAACCGGAGAAAGAAACAGAAG CTGGAGGCCAGAGGTTCTCCTGCACATGGGTCAGATGGCACTGGAATGGAGAGAGAGGACAGGTTCACTCCCCTGGAGGAGTTGCAGGAAGCAGTGGAAATGTTGAATGATGCAGCGAAGGAGCGAGAGAAGACATTGGCTCTTACCAGGGAAATGGAAAAACTAAGGGAACTG CTCTCGGCAGTGAGTGAAAGTGTTGAAGCAGCTCAGAAGAGACTGGATGAGTTGAGGAAGGAGACAGAGGAGAGGGAGAGTGGGTTTGCGATGGTGAAGAGTCGGGCAGAACTAAAGGATTTGCAAGAAGTGTTCATTCAGCAGAAGCAGCTTGAG GCCAACATATCTGGGCTGCTCCGGTTGGAGGTAAGGCAGCTGGAAGAGCAGGTGACACGGATGCAGGAGCTGTGCCCAGAGAAGACCCAGATGATAGGCAGGAATGTGAAAGAGACCCTTGGGGCCTGGACGCAGCTGCAGAATGGGGTTCAGGGTAACAATTCTAGGATGCAGAGAGCTTCCCAGCTCCGACGATTTTTCCAGAGTTACCTGGATATGAT atCCTGGACAGAGGAGACCAGATCTCAAATCTTTCTGGAAAACCCTGGAGAGAAAGTTACCCTAACGTGGAGGGAGGAGCTTGAGAGAAGAATTGaggagaagttaaaggagtttgAAGAGTTGGCCAGCATTGGATGGAAGTTCATTGGAGAGGAGCATTTCCTTGCACAAACG ATTAAGGAGCGCCTTGAGGAACTGCAGGGAATGTTAAGTTGGGTGCTGATGAGGTGGAGGTGCCAAAAAAAGCAGAAGACCATGGAAAACAAGACAGAGTGGCGAAGGTCCAAGGACAAGCAAGACTCCAGTCAGGTTCCACAG GAGGAACCATCAAACAGGCACCAAATGGCCATTATCCCACCagaggcatttgagaagctgcaGAGTAAGGGCAGTAGACTCACCTCTATCCCTACGAAGGGGCCGACATTGCGAAGATATGGGCGAAAGACCCACAGCCCTATGTCCTTAGAGCAGCACCTTTGTCTGCTGTCTGCAGGCTCACAAAGGGAGAGTCCACTGGGGGCAGAACTGCTAGAAGAAACTTCAAGGTCAAAGTGTTCTGAGGGTCCCTTGTGGCTGGAGCCACGAGAGTTACCATCTGCTGCAGGGACAGTGGAGGAACATGCAGAACATCATATG AACCCTCTTCCCAAACCCTACAGTTCTTTTTGGAAGCGATGTCAAGGGCTATTAGAGAACACTTTTGGTagcttaaaaagaaagaaaagggttTCGCTCCCTTGTGTGGAAGAG GTCAGCAGCTTTTTGCACGAGAAGGACAGTGAGCAATCACAACCAACTCCATGCCAAAGTCTGACTGTGCCACGACCTGCTAAAAAATCACGAGCCTGTGATCAGTATTCCATGCCTTGCAAGCCTAGGACAGGTGGCCCCTCCTTGCCCAAATTTAGGGCCAACAGCCTTTTCAACagcttaaagagaaaaaataaaggaCACAGATGTACAGTCCAGGGAATCATGGAATTACACTCAGAACCAGTTAGGGCAATTCATGAAGATGTCAAGATAAGCCAGAGCCACACTTGGCCACCAAAACAACAAAGAAAAGTCCCAGAACCAGCAGAAAGCTCAGATTGTGCTGTGCATTATGTGAAAAACCCACTTGCCAAAGATATTGATGCTGAATGTTCAGATTCTGGCTTAAGTGTAAAGAAAGTTGAAACATTCAGACAGAAGATTAATTTGGGAAACTTAGTCTTACCTCAAACCTACAGATGTGTCTCCCTAGGTTCCACACTAAGCATAGAGTTAGCCAAGGACATTCCAGGTTCTCCTAAACTATCAGTGACTAGTCAAGTCAAAATGCATGGAGCCAGTCAACAAGAAGCAGAGCATTCACAAAACGTTGACTCCTGGATGGAGGAGCTAAATAACTGCCCTGGCTACTGTAGGAAGAACCTCCATGGATATGGGAAAGGTCCTAGCAATGAGCTAAAGGCTCTAGAAAGTGCAACTGAGGACTTTCTCAGCTTTGACTTAGACAGGCTTTCACCCATAGGGGGCCTTCATGAACAACTGGGGCCAGAGTGGGACAGAATGAGAGCTGTGTTAGATATCCCACAAGATCACAGCAGCTCCAAAGCTACAGATGACAGTAAAGGATTTGATTGTTCCTGGATATATGAAGGCAAGGGCTTCAGCCATGTTCCCTTGGCTCCTCATGGAGCTGACTATTCTTTCAGTGTAGTTCCAATAGGCAGTACCAAGGCACAGTGTCATTCTGGGCATCTCAATAGTAATCAACCCCTCTGCCTGGAAGGACTTTCTGTCTCTCCGGACTACAGTGCACAAAAAAGGGAACCTTTAAAATGGAGATCATGTTCTGTACCAGAGGTTCTACACCCGGATCATGAGCTTCTGGAACAAGATGATGAGGAGCTGGAGGGCATCTGGAATAATGCTAAAAGCCGTGGGGAGGGTGTCCCAAAAACCTCTCAAGTCACTTATCATAATATGGTGGAAGTGGGGAATTTGCCAAAGACTGCAGAGCCTGTGAACTTGTGTGAGAAGGCACAAAGTGGGCAAGTAGTGATGACGGCAAAACAGAACATGCTGGTGGCCACTTTCACTCTACCCAACACTGTCCTGGCAGCAGATTCATTAAAGAAGAGTTCTGTTAGGGCACCTGCAGGGGAGAACCAAGATAATACTAGTACCAGACTGGGCCTAAGTTCAGAGTCTTGCCCAGCACTGGGTCAGTGGGATCCTGTACAGATCAGCAAAGAGAAGAGAGATGAAATGAAAGGAGAGAGCGAAAAG CACACACGCAAATTGGACTTCCAGCTGATGGAGGGTCCCCTGGAAAGGAAACACATCCTACAGCAGGGAGGCAAAAAG GCTTCTTGTCGCACATGGACTATGCACTATGCTGTGCTGGTGAGACGGACACTCTGCTTCTACAGTGATAAGAAATTTTCCAGCAAG AGCTCTGTTTCTGCTCCTCCCTTACACCTCACTGGAGCCACATGCTACCCTGACTCTGCTTACACTAAGAGAGGCAACTGTTTCCGGCTGCA ATTAGCAGATGGATCAGAGTACCTGCTGCAGGCCCCTTCCTCATCTTTTCGCCAAGAATGGGTTTCAAAACTCCAACAGAATGCAG GACTTAAAGAAACAGATCTGCTTGGAGACAAAATATTGGGCCAAGAGTTCTCTCCTCACCTTGCTTCCAG AGTTGGATCCTTGAGTCCTAGGAGGGCAGATTTGTGCCAGAGGGCAGCAGGGATGATCAAGGGAGTCAAGGACAAGAAAGAGCTGCCTGATAATGAATCAG AGGGCAATAGAATGCCATCTCACCCTACCTCTTCTCATTGGCCAGAAGAACTCCCAGGGGAATCAGCCAGACTAACTCACAGCTCCCAGTGGGACAGCGATATAGCCAACAGGAGGCGATCACGCTCTTTCAGTGCAG TTACATACCAAAAGGTGCCGGGCAAGGAGACCACTCCCAGCTACTCTGTCACACTCTATATCAGTGAATCCGCAGCTCCTCGGGGGCGATGCCATTCATTTGCCACAAGCCCAGAAGAGTGCCGCCCGCTTATCGGACTGGGGAAGGAAGAATTCCATATTGGGGACCCAAAGCCTCGCCAATCTGTATTTAGGAAATTTTTCCGCAAGAAAGAATAG